The following proteins are encoded in a genomic region of Arachis ipaensis cultivar K30076 chromosome B02, Araip1.1, whole genome shotgun sequence:
- the LOC110269187 gene encoding uncharacterized protein LOC110269187, translated as MESKEQQQHRNQIDNRKHAETAEPEETTRNQKSETGEEQRPQRPSEEEEQKRRPAHDVHPRRSAGADVDSGRGAAATSGGEIQRRRRGAAVAATAKSGGVREDRWRRRGPFPFPLFFPKPPSPLFSLRVPFPLSPRSRAAAAAKSGGGNNEDRWRREEEEEEESGGAGRQGGDKAVRWCGGGAVTFYCTKRHEGTSEGDDRKKGNQQIRTTCEKQ; from the exons ATGGAatcaaaagaacaacaacaacacagAAACCAGATTGATAATCGTAAGCATGCAGAAACAGCAGAACCAGAAGAAACCACAAGAAACCAGAAATCAGAAACCGGCGAGGAGCAGCGACCCCAGCGGCCGAGCGAGGAGGAGGAACAGAAACGGCGACCGGCGCACGACGTCCACCCTCGCAGATCTGCTGGCGCCGACGTCGATTCAGGAAGAGGAGCAGCGGCGACATCTGGCGGTGAGATCCAACGGAGACGACGAGGAGCAGCGGTGGCAGCGACAGCGAAGAGCGGCGGCGTCCGTGAAGACCGGTGGCGGCGGCGAGGACCCTTCCccttccctctcttcttcccgaaacccccctcccccctcttctccctTCGCGTTCCCTTCCCCCTTTCCCCGAGGAGCAGAGCGGCGGCGGCAGCGAAGAGCGGCGGCGGTAA TAATGAAGACCGGTGGCGGCG agaagaagaagaagaagaagaaagtggtGGTGCAGGGCGGCAAGGCGGCGACAAGGCGGTGCGATGGTGCGGCGGTGGTGCGGTG ACATTTTACTGTACAAAGAGACATGAGGGAACTAGTGAAGGTGATGATAGGAAAAAAGGCAATCAACAAATAAGAACCACATGTGAGAAACAGTAA